From the Argentina anserina chromosome 3, drPotAnse1.1, whole genome shotgun sequence genome, the window TCTTGCGAAGAAGGTCCTTGTCTTGGATGATACGGGAGGCGTACCAGTCTTGTTCACCTTCCGAGTCAGAAGACCAGTGAGCCGGAGTCGCCGAGAGTGCAAGTTTCCGGACACCCAGAGCAGCAGCATTCTTGTACAACAATAACGCCTTGTATTCATTCCACAAAATCtgtctcttcatcatctgtcAACAAAATTTAATCAAACTCTTTACGATACGCCGGACCCCAACCTATTTAATTAACAAGAGATATACAGTATTCCGCACCCTTatatagggtttagggttaagATTTATGTTTTCCCGGCCTCGACTCTTTCATAACTTTCCAGTTTCTATATAAACCCTCTGAAACCAATTATGATAGGTCGTGTTCGTGTTGGTCACCGGAAACAATCACCAGTAGAGGTATGAGCAAATGGAAAATGGAGGAACTGAGGAAATGAAGAGTGAAGGGTGTGGATTGCTTTTTTAGGTACATGACTTGGTACCTAAAAGGCTAAAAGTATCAGAAACTTAACAAAACAATTGAGGTAATACATTGATTATACAAGTAAATAAGCACCAAACCCTTATCCTGAGAATCACAACACGAAGGTTTCggcaagcaccaaaacaaagaTAACTTCTTGTGTATTCACAATATGCAGTTTTACTTCAATAATACCACTTCAAACTGTCAAATTTACAATTAAAGACGAGACATAAAGGAAATTATACAGGTATGTCAATTTATGTAAATAAAGATGGTCGTAAATCTTCAGATTTAACcaataaaacaaacaaagaatGTAAAAGACACCCAGATAAACATGGCAAATGGGATCAAACTTCAACTGCAACAGCCTCCAGCTTGAGAGGAAGACCCATCTCTGCCTCCTGATGGTCCTGGAATCCCTCCATATCCGACTTTTATGCCATAAGACTGCAGACACAAGCTAAACTTGATTAATACACAGCCCTCACTCATCCAAATAGGCTACAAGTTCATTTGCTTTTGAAAGTGACTTTTAGTATTGGGCTCTCCACAAAGAGAAGTATGGGCTATAGTAAATTAGTAACACAGTAACTAAGAATCATGTAAATCTCAAGTGTTTTTAAATAGTTAATACAGTGTGAGTCAAAACGGGTCACCGTCCTCATATAACAAAGACATCAGGATGCTAGATATTTCAAGTGAGAGCTACTAGTAGTTGCTGACCACTATATTGGCTTTATCAAAGCAATGGAAATCATCAATCCAATAAAGACCCAACGTTTTATAAAATGCATTCACAAATGGTTCCATAGTAACATAAAGCCAATCATTCTGCTAGACATTTACAAAAGTATGATTTCAATGGAGAACATGACACTGATGCCAACCTACATACACAGTAATAATCTATATTTTTTCCTAATAATGTCAACCACAAGGTGCATGAGGACAACTAACCTCATTTGATACATCAAAAACACCATCTTGAATCTTCTTATATATGGTGGCAGCAGTTTTTATGAATGCCTGGAACAAAAACAATTATTCAGTATTGTTAGGGGCAAGATCAAACAGAATGAAAATCACAATGATGTATTGATAATCAGTGTGTCACCTCCTCAACATTCTGAGCAGTTTTAGCTGAGGCCTCCATGAAGATCAATCCATGTTCCTTTGCAAATTGCTCTCCTTCCTCTGTGCTCACAGCACGTCTATGAGCAAGATCACACTTATTCCCAATTAACATTATGGTCATATTTGCATTTGCATGCTGTCTCGCATCCTCTAGCCAGCTAGCCA encodes:
- the LOC126789320 gene encoding ras-related protein RABB1c, whose protein sequence is MSYAYLFKYIIIGDTGVGKSCLLLQFTDKRFQPVHDLTIGVEFGARMITIDNKPIKLQIWDTAGQESFRSITRSYYRGAAGALLVYDITRRETFNHLASWLEDARQHANANMTIMLIGNKCDLAHRRAVSTEEGEQFAKEHGLIFMEASAKTAQNVEEAFIKTAATIYKKIQDGVFDVSNESYGIKVGYGGIPGPSGGRDGSSSQAGGCCS